In the genome of Myxococcota bacterium, the window GCCGCGATCGGGCGCGCGATCGCGCGCGCACGCCGCGACGACTGCGTGGTGATCGCGGGCAAGGGTCACGAGGACTACCAGATCATCGGCCGCGAGAAGCGCCACTTCGACGACCGCGAAGAGGCGCTCGCGGCGCTGCGCGCGCGGGTGGCGTCGTGAGCTGGACGCTGGGCGAGCTGGCGCGTGCGTGCGGCGGCGAGCTGCGCGGCGCGGCCTCGACCGAGATCCGCAGTGTCTCCACCGACACCCGTACGCTCGGGCCCGGGGCGCTGTTCGTGGCCGTGAAGGGTGACTCGTTCGACGGCCACGACTTCCTGGCCGACGCGGCGCGCGCCGGCGCGGCCGCGCTTTTGGTGGCGCACGCGCCGGGCGCCGGCCTGCCGCTGCCGGCGATCGTGGTCGGAGATACGGTGGCCGCACTGGGCCAGCTCGCGCGCGCGCACCGCGCGAGGTTCGCGGGGCCGGTGGTCGCCATCACCGGCTCGAACGGCAAGACCACGACCAAAGAGCTGTGCGCGCGCGTGCTCGAGGCCGCGGGCCGCCGCGTCCGGCGCACGCCGGGCAACCTGAACAACCACATCGGCATGCCGCTCTCGATCCTCGGCCTGGCCCCGGGTGACGAAGCGCTGGTGGTCGAGATGGGCATGAACCACGCGGGCGAGATCGACGCGCTGGCCGCGATCGCGGAGCCGACGGTCGGCGCGATCACCAACGTGGCGCCCGCGCATCTGGGCATGCTCGGGTCACTCGAGGCGATCGCCAACGCCAAGGGCGAGCTGTTCGCGCGCCTGGGCGCGGGCGCGACCGCGATCGTGAACGCCGACGACCCGAACTGCGTGGCGCAGTCCGCGCGCTTCGCGGGCGCGAAGCTGCGCTTCGGGCTCGAGTCACCTGCCGACTTCCGCGGCCGGGTCGAGCGGGTCGAGCACGGCGCCGCGCATTACACGCTCGAGTGTCCCGCGGGCACGGCGCAGGTGCGCATGCGCGCGCCGGGCCTGCACCTGGTCGACGACGGCCTGTGCGCGGCGGCGGCGGCGTTCGCCACCGGGCTCCTGGGCCGCGACCCGCTCGAGGCGATCGTGAAGGGGCTCGAGGAGTTCGCCGGCGTGCCGGGCCGCGTGGCGCTGGTGCGGGCGCCGAACGGCCTGTTGGTGATCGACGACAGCTACAACGCGAACCCGCACTCGGTGGCGCGCGCGCTCGAGACACTCGCCGGGCTGCGCGCCGCGGGCCGCGCGTTCGCGGTGCTCGGCGACATGTTCGAGCTCGGCGACGACGCCGAGGCGCTGCATGCCGAGGTCGGACGGAAGGCCGCGGCCGCCGGGGTCGACGTGCTGGTGTGCGTGGGCGAGCTCTCGGCCAGCACGGCGAGCGCCGCGCGCGCCGCCGGGCTGGCCCGCGTGTTCGAGACCCGGAGCGCGGAGGAAGCCGCGCAGCACGTGCGCGCCCAAGCGCGCTCGGGCGACGTGGTCCTGGTCAAGGCCTCGCGCGGCATGAAGCTCGAGCGCGTGGTGAAGCTGCTCACGGAGACCTGCTGATGCTGTACCAC includes:
- the murF gene encoding UDP-N-acetylmuramoyl-tripeptide--D-alanyl-D-alanine ligase, producing MSWTLGELARACGGELRGAASTEIRSVSTDTRTLGPGALFVAVKGDSFDGHDFLADAARAGAAALLVAHAPGAGLPLPAIVVGDTVAALGQLARAHRARFAGPVVAITGSNGKTTTKELCARVLEAAGRRVRRTPGNLNNHIGMPLSILGLAPGDEALVVEMGMNHAGEIDALAAIAEPTVGAITNVAPAHLGMLGSLEAIANAKGELFARLGAGATAIVNADDPNCVAQSARFAGAKLRFGLESPADFRGRVERVEHGAAHYTLECPAGTAQVRMRAPGLHLVDDGLCAAAAAFATGLLGRDPLEAIVKGLEEFAGVPGRVALVRAPNGLLVIDDSYNANPHSVARALETLAGLRAAGRAFAVLGDMFELGDDAEALHAEVGRKAAAAGVDVLVCVGELSASTASAARAAGLARVFETRSAEEAAQHVRAQARSGDVVLVKASRGMKLERVVKLLTETC